From the genome of Nicotiana sylvestris chromosome 1, ASM39365v2, whole genome shotgun sequence:
AAAAGAGAAAGGTGGAGGTACAAGCTCCTAGCTCCTCCTCCAATTTGAAGGTATGTATTTTCTCAACCTTTTTCACTAGTTTATTTGGGTTTAATTGTATTTGTATGTGTATATTGTCTATGTAATTCTAATATGCTGAATGTATAATTGTATATTAATAGTATATGATGTGTATACATAATGTATATATTACTGTCTGCAGCAATATTAATTGTATATATTATGTATAGACTTTTTAGGTGCATACACAACTATTACAGTGTATATACTTTGTGTATAGTCAACAATATTAAGAATACAGGTGCTACttaatgaatttttttaattgtCCACTAACATCaattgaacttttttggaatgcAGACTTGGGATTTCTACATTCCACCGAACAAACGTTTTCACACGCGTATAAGTTCACACACAAATTGTGAAGTTGTTAAATTGTTGAAGAGCAAGTTGGATGATAGACAGCTCCAGATCTTCAGGGGGACCACGTTCGGGTATTTTCTTGATTTGCCTAATGTAGTTGTACAGAACCAGCTTGTACATTCCCTATTGCTCAGGCAGGTGGTCCCAAAAAGAGAGGACGAACTGTGGTTTAAAGTGAACGGGACCAAGTTGCGTTTCGGACTGGCAGAACTGGGGATTATTACTGGTTTGAAATGTTGTGGTGATGCTGATAAGGGCTATGAATCTAGTAGTACTACCAATAGGTTGATGGATATGTACTTTTCTGGACTTGAAAAAGTACCGAAGCAATCATTGATTGACTGCTTCCTTGAAAAGAGATGGAGGTCGGACGAGGATGCGGTCAAGATTGCTGTGTTGTATTTCATACACACATTCTTGTTCTCAACTGGGTCTAGGGCATTCATCACGAAGGCTGATTTTGATATTGTTGAGAGCGGGGAGTATGAGACATTCCCTTGGGGTATACTTGTATTTAGAGCCATGGTGGAGACCATGAACAATAGGTTGTGGGCCGGTCTAAAGATGTATAGGCTTGGGGGTTTACCTTTGGCTATTCAGTGCTGGTTCTATGAGTGCTGCACCTATATTGATGGCAAGTGGGCTCACCGGATTGACAACAAAGTGCCCCGTATTCTTAATTGGAAAATTCGGAGGCAACCGACCTTGAACAAGTTGTCTAGTGGGATCTTCAAGATGAGTGGGCACAAGGTAAATTGCAAAGTCAATATGCATAATCTGTAATATGCAGTATAGTAAATGTATATGCAGTGTATACAGCATGTGAAATAAATGTATATGGTACAAATCTTAAAAATTCTGTGGGCTGTTTTTCATCTATTTTCATCTACTCATTtaaattcttttctttatgtaGTTGAAGTTGAAGAATGTTTCTCCTACGGAGTTTGAGCAAATTCACTTGGATTTGCCTGAATCATCTGGAATTCCAAATGATAAGGAGGTGGATTCGTCTGAGCTTCCTGAATTTCATTCTAGTGATGATGACTTTAGCACTCCACCTCCTAAAAGAAGCAAAAATCAGCCGAAGACTAAATCGGATCCCCCAGTGAACAATTTGGAGATGAGTGATGAGATCCAACGACTGTCGGATGGGCAGTCGGAGTTGAAGAGTGATATTCGAAAGGTATGGTCAGTTCTATGTTTTAGTTTAACATTTAAGTTTATATACACACAAACAgctgtttcattttgtttttgtttttgttttgttttcttaggTCCTTAAAGCAACCGAGTCTCTTAAGGAACAAATGATGGCGTCATTTGCAGATGTCTTTAAAGCAATTGAGTCTTTGTCAAAGAAACAACCAGAAAAGGATGATTCAGAAGTATTGCACATAGAATTGatccctttttgtttttactgGAGTGCACTAATATTCTGTGCCATTTTCAGCATATTATTGTAGTTTATgctgttctttttcttttcattttttgacaGATTGATGGAAGAGAGGGCCACCATGACAGACATGGTGATGGTGATTCCGGCGGTTTTAACGCTAATGATGACCATGGTAGTGACGGCCTAGATCATGGTAAGGACTCCATCGGTGACAAGGAGAATACTGAGAAAGGCAATGTTGAGGCCATGgatggatgatgatttgacttaagGTAATAAGCAGGTTGTTGAGATTGCAGAATCCGTCACGGGAGACAAGAAAGACAGAGCAGCCTAGTGCAAGCAGCTGTACTGTTTGAATCCTTGTCCAATTTGGAACTGGCATAAACAGGTTAGGATTTTTCAAATCAATAAGAAG
Proteins encoded in this window:
- the LOC104217764 gene encoding uncharacterized protein gives rise to the protein MTEKPEIIESSNGEILDPLSVYDFTDDDLLNLSSERRVVEISPDSAAEFSIDRKKLPHNATESPHDANPSKSVGQISTARRITRSQTPHNGSAESTVKESLKYPTAVRGKLVGKRVKRRKLVNAAAKNKSKSVQIREVIASKKRKVEVQAPSSSSNLKTWDFYIPPNKRFHTRISSHTNCEVVKLLKSKLDDRQLQIFRGTTFGYFLDLPNVVVQNQLVHSLLLRQVVPKREDELWFKVNGTKLRFGLAELGIITGLKCCGDADKGYESSSTTNRLMDMYFSGLEKVPKQSLIDCFLEKRWRSDEDAVKIAVLYFIHTFLFSTGSRAFITKADFDIVESGEYETFPWGILVFRAMVETMNNRLWAGLKMYRLGGLPLAIQCWFYECCTYIDGKWAHRIDNKVPRILNWKIRRQPTLNKLSSGIFKMSGHKLKLKNVSPTEFEQIHLDLPESSGIPNDKEVDSSELPEFHSSDDDFSTPPPKRSKNQPKTKSDPPVNNLEMSDEIQRLSDGQSELKSDIRKVLKATESLKEQMMASFADVFKAIESLSKKQPEKDDSEIDGREGHHDRHGDGDSGGFNANDDHGSDGLDHGKDSIGDKENTEKGNVEAMDG